In Paracoccus contaminans, the genomic stretch CCAGCCCCAGCGCATCCGCAGCCTCGTATTGCCCGCGCGGCAGGGCGGCAAGGCCGCCCCGGATCACCTCGGCCATATAGGCGCTGGCGAACAGCGTCACCATGATGATGACCCGCAGGATAATGTCGAAATTCGTCCCCGGCGGCAGGAAATAGTTCAGCAGGATCGAGGCCACGAACAACAGCGTGATCAGCGGCACGCCGCGGATGAATTCGATGAACATCACCGCCAGCATCCGCACCACCGGCATGGCCGATTGCCGCGCCAGCGCCAGCAGGATGCCCAGCGGCAAGGACAGGGTGATACCCGACACGCCGATGACAAAGGACAGAAGAAACCCGCCGAAGGCTGTCGATTCCACGGGTGCGATGGACAGCGGCACGAACCCGCCAAGGCTTGCGGCCAGGCCGGCCTGCACATACAGCCACCACCCCGCCGCCGCCAACGCGCCCAGCGCCGCCGACAGCAGGCCCGCCCGCGCGGTCAGCCGCCAGACCGCCAGCCCGACCGCAAATCCCGCCAGGGCGGTCAGCGGCCCCCACAGCGATCCGCCCCACAGCAGCCAGACGGCCAGAAAGGGAAACAGCGCGGTGGCGGCAAGCGCCCGGCGCGGGGCATATTCGATCAGCGCGGCCCAGCCCAGGATCACGGCCGCCAGCATCCCCAGCGCCCTGTCCGGCGCGCCCAGCGCCGCGCATGCGGCAAAGCTGCCCACCCCGCCCAGCACGATGACCAGCCAGCGCAGCGGCCGGGTTTCCGAAAACAGCACCGGGGCAATGGCCAGCAGCAGCAGCCCGCAGGCCGCGGCCGGGCGCCAGTACAGCTCGGCCGGGTAAAAGCCGAACAGGAACTGGTTCCACCGTTCCCGGATGACGGCGAAACAGGCGCCCGTCGCCCCCTCGCCCCAGCGGGCGGCGATGATCGTGCGGCATTCGCCCACGCTGGACGCCTTCCACACCGCATGGGCGAACCAGGGCCAGAAATGCGCGGCCAGAAACCACAGGGCGCCCAGA encodes the following:
- a CDS encoding amino acid ABC transporter permease, with protein sequence MSERHAEAVPFVRAAMLPPALPPARQAGAWRWLRLNLFSGPLNTALTILSLGALWFLAAHFWPWFAHAVWKASSVGECRTIIAARWGEGATGACFAVIRERWNQFLFGFYPAELYWRPAAACGLLLLAIAPVLFSETRPLRWLVIVLGGVGSFAACAALGAPDRALGMLAAVILGWAALIEYAPRRALAATALFPFLAVWLLWGGSLWGPLTALAGFAVGLAVWRLTARAGLLSAALGALAAAGWWLYVQAGLAASLGGFVPLSIAPVESTAFGGFLLSFVIGVSGITLSLPLGILLALARQSAMPVVRMLAVMFIEFIRGVPLITLLFVASILLNYFLPPGTNFDIILRVIIMVTLFASAYMAEVIRGGLAALPRGQYEAADALGLDYWKAQRLIVLPQALKISIPGIVGTFIGMFKDTTLVTFVGLFDPLKQMSDTIRATFAWKGAYWEPYLFTGAIFFVLCFAMSRYAMHLEQRLKRDHR